The following proteins are encoded in a genomic region of Falsibacillus albus:
- a CDS encoding tryptophan--tRNA ligase yields the protein MKKTIVTGIKPTGKVHLGNYIGAIKPALELAKNKDYQPVYFIADYHGLTKIHNGEELRDLSYGIAATWIALGLDPAQFIFYRQSDVPEIFELNWILSCFASKGLLNRAHAYKSMVDANQQAGRDPDTGVNIGLFTYPVLMAADILLFKSSLVPVGKDQQQHVEIARDIAEVFNKAYGDTFHLPTPKIEKDSSVILGLDGRKMSKSYNNTIPLFEESKKLKKLINKIKTDSLPPEAPKDPDSSTIFSLYKQFAEEAETKDFHDRLLKGIGWGEAKQELFQVMDRFLSEPREKYHELISSPAQLDDILTAGADKARNIAAPFLKEIRGKVGL from the coding sequence CGTAACAGGCATTAAACCGACGGGAAAAGTTCACTTGGGCAATTACATCGGTGCGATCAAACCTGCATTGGAATTAGCCAAGAATAAGGATTACCAGCCAGTTTATTTTATCGCTGACTACCACGGACTTACAAAAATTCATAATGGAGAAGAACTTCGCGATCTTTCCTATGGAATTGCCGCGACTTGGATAGCACTTGGACTCGATCCCGCGCAATTCATTTTTTATCGGCAATCGGATGTTCCAGAAATATTTGAACTGAACTGGATCCTCTCCTGTTTCGCTTCAAAAGGATTATTGAATCGTGCTCACGCTTATAAATCGATGGTCGATGCTAATCAACAAGCAGGAAGGGACCCTGATACAGGGGTCAATATCGGATTGTTCACCTATCCCGTTTTAATGGCAGCCGACATTCTCCTTTTCAAGTCAAGCCTTGTCCCGGTAGGAAAGGATCAGCAACAGCATGTCGAAATTGCGCGGGATATTGCCGAAGTCTTCAACAAAGCCTACGGCGATACCTTTCACCTTCCCACGCCAAAAATTGAGAAAGATTCATCAGTGATTCTAGGGCTGGATGGAAGAAAAATGAGCAAAAGCTATAACAATACAATACCTTTGTTTGAGGAATCAAAAAAATTAAAGAAATTGATCAATAAAATCAAAACCGATTCCCTTCCGCCAGAAGCCCCAAAAGATCCTGATTCCTCAACGATCTTTTCCCTTTACAAGCAATTTGCTGAGGAGGCGGAAACAAAAGATTTCCACGATAGATTGCTGAAAGGAATCGGCTGGGGCGAAGCAAAGCAGGAATTGTTCCAGGTTATGGATAGATTCCTATCAGAGCCCCGTGAAAAATATCACGAACTCATCTCTTCACCGGCACAGCTTGATGACATTTTAACAGCCGGTGCAGACAAAGCACGGAACATCGCTGCCCCATTCCTGAAAGAGATCCGGGGAAAAGTCGGCCTCTAG
- a CDS encoding helix-turn-helix domain-containing protein codes for MEEVHLIIAKNLKAFREDKKLSLERVAELTGVSKTMIGQIERGESSPTITTIWKIANGLKIPFTSLIHTPQPEAKIVLGDEIQSLSEDNGKYRVLPYFPYEDDRRFEIYTVEIEKGGFLAADPHREGTEEYLTVFEGELTVRVNNFEYTIGKGDSIRFKADRPHTYHNSGDNLTRLSMVLYYPA; via the coding sequence ATGGAAGAAGTTCATTTAATTATTGCCAAAAATTTAAAAGCCTTTCGGGAGGATAAAAAATTAAGTCTGGAACGGGTTGCTGAATTGACGGGTGTCAGTAAAACGATGATCGGCCAAATTGAAAGAGGAGAATCAAGTCCAACGATAACGACAATCTGGAAGATCGCGAATGGATTGAAAATTCCTTTCACTTCACTTATTCACACTCCACAGCCTGAGGCAAAAATCGTATTGGGAGATGAAATTCAATCGTTGTCTGAGGATAATGGAAAGTATCGTGTATTGCCTTACTTCCCTTATGAAGACGATAGACGATTTGAAATCTACACGGTCGAGATCGAAAAAGGGGGATTTCTAGCAGCAGATCCTCATAGAGAGGGAACAGAAGAGTACTTGACCGTTTTTGAAGGGGAGCTGACCGTACGGGTCAATAATTTTGAATATACGATTGGAAAAGGGGATTCCATTCGGTTTAAAGCAGACAGACCCCATACCTATCATAACTCCGGAGACAATTTGACCAGGTTGAGTATGGTCTTATATTATCCCGCGTAA
- a CDS encoding LysE family transporter, producing the protein MPFLSFMLYVFVTSFTPGPNNIMAMLFANKSGLKKTIRFCLGVSAGFFVIMLLSSYFNLLLKNSIPKIENFMTVLGSIYMLYLAVKIISSKSTESDVNGKKHNNFLTGMLLQFINPKGILYGITVISTFILPYHTSNASLLLFSLGLASVGFMSTFCWSLFGSMFQKFLSNYRSQFNIVMALLLVYSAVSILVH; encoded by the coding sequence ATGCCCTTTTTATCATTTATGCTTTATGTCTTCGTCACGAGCTTCACTCCTGGTCCGAATAACATTATGGCCATGTTGTTTGCCAACAAATCCGGGTTGAAGAAGACCATAAGATTTTGTTTGGGCGTAAGTGCTGGATTCTTCGTGATCATGCTATTAAGCAGCTATTTTAACCTTCTGCTTAAAAATTCGATCCCCAAAATAGAAAATTTCATGACAGTGCTCGGTTCCATCTATATGCTGTATTTGGCGGTAAAGATCATTTCCAGCAAGAGTACTGAGAGTGATGTCAATGGGAAGAAGCATAATAACTTTTTAACCGGGATGCTTTTGCAATTCATCAATCCTAAAGGGATCTTATACGGCATCACCGTCATATCCACCTTCATCCTCCCCTACCACACTTCCAATGCAAGTTTGCTGCTCTTTTCATTAGGCCTGGCTTCCGTCGGCTTCATGAGCACTTTCTGCTGGAGTTTGTTTGGATCCATGTTTCAAAAGTTCCTATCCAATTATAGGAGCCAGTTTAATATCGTCATGGCTTTACTGCTAGTATACAGCGCTGTGTCGATTCTAGTGCATTGA